From a region of the uncultured Draconibacterium sp. genome:
- a CDS encoding alpha/beta hydrolase-fold protein, which yields MKKKLFLALFCFFVVLGSNAQELANFMGRAPVISPEFGEKTVTFRITAPDAKLVRLYGSWMEARNSSVNMMKDTAGVWSLSIPTPSPELYTYNFIVDGLVVNDTRNVFMQRDGTRYLSVLLVPGELTENYFEANEHGNLSKVWYDSPTIGTKRRMFVYTPYGYETSGEDYPVLYLLHGGGGDEDAWSTMGRARQILDNLIEKGLAKPMICVMPNGNPGQQAAKTQLLEEKPFDYRNEATRNDYINSLVKDIIPYIEGHYRVIAKPEARAVSGLSMGGGHTTSVTVNYPGTFDYILPLSSGMRGEPGVIDPQLQKIKVAGYKLYWIGCGKDDFLAYKSSINLDEALTRNGMEHTFFVTEGGHTWANWRIYLNTFAPLLFK from the coding sequence ATGAAGAAAAAACTTTTCCTTGCACTATTTTGCTTTTTTGTAGTTCTGGGTTCGAATGCTCAGGAATTAGCAAATTTTATGGGACGTGCGCCCGTAATTTCTCCTGAGTTTGGAGAAAAGACTGTTACTTTTCGAATAACAGCACCCGATGCCAAATTAGTACGCTTATATGGCTCGTGGATGGAAGCCCGAAATTCATCTGTTAACATGATGAAAGATACTGCCGGTGTTTGGTCTCTAAGTATTCCAACTCCATCGCCGGAACTGTACACCTACAATTTTATTGTTGATGGTTTGGTAGTTAACGATACCCGCAACGTTTTTATGCAGCGCGATGGAACTCGTTACCTGAGTGTGTTACTTGTTCCGGGAGAGCTGACTGAAAATTATTTTGAGGCTAATGAACACGGAAATCTTTCAAAAGTTTGGTACGATTCACCAACAATTGGCACAAAACGCCGCATGTTTGTTTATACTCCATACGGCTACGAAACCAGCGGCGAAGATTACCCGGTTTTATATTTGCTACACGGTGGTGGTGGCGACGAAGATGCCTGGAGTACCATGGGGCGCGCCCGCCAGATACTGGATAACCTGATTGAAAAAGGACTGGCAAAACCAATGATTTGTGTGATGCCAAACGGAAATCCGGGGCAGCAGGCTGCAAAAACACAACTTCTCGAAGAGAAACCATTTGATTACCGCAATGAGGCCACCCGAAATGATTACATAAACAGTCTTGTAAAAGACATTATTCCATACATCGAAGGTCATTATCGCGTTATTGCCAAACCTGAGGCCAGAGCTGTTTCCGGCCTTTCAATGGGTGGCGGACATACAACTTCTGTTACCGTTAATTACCCGGGCACATTCGATTACATTCTGCCATTGAGTTCAGGAATGAGAGGGGAGCCTGGTGTAATTGATCCTCAATTGCAGAAAATTAAAGTTGCCGGATATAAATTGTACTGGATTGGCTGTGGAAAAGACGATTTCCTGGCATACAAAAGTAGTATCAATCTTGATGAAGCGCTTACCCGCAACGGTATGGAACATACATTCTTTGTTACCGAAGGTGGCCATACTTGGGCAAACTGGCGGATTTACCTGAATACTTTTGCACCTCTGCTTTTTAAATAG
- a CDS encoding amidohydrolase family protein, with protein MKNLFLLIAAMLGSCAIVFGQSAEKVTRQPVIDMHVHVSKVRPGSGPLCPWFLSDMPGADPHEEFGFGQVMSSDCLDPLPAAATDEEMKNEITGRIKDMNMTMVCFGDPGVIRSWMAEVPEGRIIAGISPGQLTVEQFRDSLESGFYKYMSEVAPQYQGMSPSDMSLDPYFAVAEELGIPAGIHMGTGGNGMTNITNSKYRASLGDPFLLEDLLARHPKLKVCVQHAGYPMIDNMLALMGANAYVFVDISGMIWSYPLDDVKEYIRRLVQAGFGKRIMYGTDFMTWPRMIETSMGVIEHSQFLSEDQKRDILFNNAARFFRMDKDDFDWPEKL; from the coding sequence ATGAAAAACCTATTTTTATTAATTGCTGCTATGCTTGGATCGTGTGCAATTGTATTCGGGCAAAGTGCAGAAAAAGTAACCCGCCAACCTGTTATCGATATGCATGTTCATGTATCAAAAGTACGACCCGGTTCAGGTCCTTTGTGTCCGTGGTTTTTAAGCGATATGCCCGGTGCCGATCCGCATGAAGAATTTGGTTTCGGACAAGTTATGAGTTCTGATTGTTTGGATCCGCTTCCGGCAGCAGCCACCGACGAAGAGATGAAGAATGAGATTACCGGCCGGATAAAGGACATGAACATGACTATGGTTTGTTTTGGCGATCCCGGAGTTATCCGTAGCTGGATGGCCGAAGTGCCGGAAGGAAGAATTATTGCGGGCATAAGTCCGGGGCAATTGACTGTTGAGCAGTTCCGCGATTCATTGGAAAGTGGTTTTTACAAATATATGTCAGAGGTAGCACCTCAGTACCAGGGAATGTCGCCAAGCGATATGTCTCTTGATCCCTATTTTGCAGTTGCTGAAGAGTTAGGAATTCCTGCCGGAATTCATATGGGAACCGGAGGTAATGGAATGACCAACATTACAAATTCAAAATATCGTGCATCACTTGGAGATCCTTTCCTTTTGGAAGATTTATTGGCACGCCATCCAAAACTGAAGGTTTGTGTTCAGCACGCCGGTTATCCGATGATCGACAACATGCTTGCCTTAATGGGAGCCAATGCGTATGTATTTGTTGATATTTCGGGAATGATCTGGAGTTACCCGCTTGACGATGTAAAGGAATATATTAGAAGACTGGTACAAGCTGGTTTTGGTAAGCGTATTATGTATGGAACAGATTTTATGACCTGGCCACGCATGATAGAAACATCAATGGGAGTGATTGAGCACTCGCAATTTTTATCAGAAGACCAAAAAAGAGATATTCTCTTTAATAATGCAGCCCGCTTTTTCAGAATGGATAAAGACGATTTCGATTGGCCTGAAAAATTATAA
- a CDS encoding carboxylesterase family protein — translation MKDFSRRQFIQRTTGATLPFILLPGITRAWPGFSTDYQIADTKYGKLRGYRENGVTIFKGIPYAADASGLNRFKKAAPVKPWTGVRDALQLGNPSIQPANQTYGLNEPDPSEDCLVLNIWTPANDNRKRPVMVYNHGGGFRTGSGGSTSQDGANLARMYDVVVVATNHRLGLLGFLYLDELAGEEYQGSGNRGVQDIAVALKWINENIEQFGGDPQNVMIFGESGGGMKTSCLYAMPEAAPYFNKASIESGPGVEIIEAENAAQTTFELLEYFNISKKDWRKLLEIPADKLLEAQDKLPRKPSSHSGGFYGIANSGVGSFGAVKDGNVMPFHPFAPEAPDISKNKPLQVGWNEDEYIFFAMTGGDTEVFTLSEEQLKNRLQNDFGDNAELIRKTYHEAEPKKSPGEIYIAIRSIMMMGLGSITIAERKAKQGGASAYLYNFGYKSNMKIPGTEFEAGSMHALDIPFKFYNVEGGMAGTKDDRFEASQNFTSLWTSFARNGKPAAKGQPEWPAYNLQERSLMRIDTECSVINDRYKLIREMWKSIQK, via the coding sequence ATGAAGGATTTCTCAAGACGACAATTTATACAACGAACAACCGGAGCCACGCTGCCCTTTATTCTGTTACCCGGAATAACAAGGGCGTGGCCGGGTTTTTCAACAGATTACCAAATTGCCGATACCAAATACGGTAAGTTGCGCGGTTACCGCGAAAATGGTGTAACCATTTTCAAGGGAATTCCTTATGCCGCTGATGCATCGGGGCTAAACAGGTTTAAAAAAGCTGCACCTGTAAAACCATGGACAGGAGTTCGTGATGCCTTGCAATTGGGAAATCCTTCAATTCAGCCAGCAAATCAAACTTACGGACTGAATGAGCCCGACCCATCTGAAGATTGCCTGGTTTTAAATATCTGGACACCGGCCAACGATAACAGGAAGCGCCCCGTTATGGTGTACAATCATGGTGGCGGTTTCCGAACCGGTTCCGGCGGCAGTACTTCACAGGACGGAGCGAACCTGGCCCGAATGTACGATGTAGTGGTTGTAGCAACCAATCACAGGCTTGGATTGCTGGGATTTCTTTATCTGGATGAATTGGCAGGAGAGGAATACCAGGGATCGGGGAACCGTGGAGTTCAGGATATTGCGGTGGCCTTAAAATGGATAAATGAGAACATCGAACAGTTTGGCGGCGATCCGCAAAATGTAATGATTTTTGGGGAATCAGGCGGTGGTATGAAAACTTCCTGCTTGTATGCCATGCCCGAAGCAGCGCCGTATTTTAACAAAGCATCGATTGAAAGTGGTCCCGGTGTTGAAATCATTGAAGCGGAAAATGCTGCCCAAACAACATTTGAATTACTTGAATATTTTAATATATCGAAAAAAGACTGGAGAAAATTGCTTGAAATTCCAGCTGACAAACTACTGGAAGCACAAGATAAACTTCCCCGAAAACCAAGTTCGCATTCGGGTGGTTTTTATGGAATTGCAAACTCCGGAGTAGGTAGTTTTGGCGCTGTCAAAGATGGCAATGTTATGCCATTCCATCCTTTTGCACCCGAAGCTCCCGATATTTCAAAAAACAAACCACTGCAAGTCGGTTGGAACGAAGATGAGTATATTTTCTTTGCCATGACAGGTGGAGACACCGAAGTATTTACACTTTCTGAAGAACAGTTGAAAAATCGCCTTCAGAACGATTTTGGTGATAATGCTGAATTAATTCGAAAAACTTACCACGAAGCTGAACCCAAAAAGAGCCCTGGAGAGATTTATATTGCCATTCGATCGATAATGATGATGGGACTGGGATCAATTACAATTGCAGAGAGAAAAGCCAAACAAGGCGGAGCTTCTGCATATTTGTACAACTTCGGTTATAAATCGAACATGAAAATTCCCGGAACTGAATTTGAAGCAGGTTCGATGCACGCACTGGATATTCCTTTCAAGTTTTACAATGTGGAAGGGGGAATGGCCGGTACAAAAGACGACCGCTTTGAAGCTTCACAGAACTTTACTTCGTTATGGACCAGTTTCGCGCGCAACGGAAAACCAGCAGCCAAAGGTCAGCCGGAATGGCCGGCTTACAATTTACAGGAGCGTTCGCTTATGCGAATTGATACAGAATGTTCAGTTATCAACGACCGGTATAAACTGATTCGCGAGATGTGGAAAAGTATTCAGAAATAA
- a CDS encoding TonB-dependent receptor, protein MKKSNVTEIFRFYEKFRKLLLIMRLTVVLICCIILQATASSYSQTTRLNVNIENGTLQDLFKNIKEQSEFTFVYNVNDIEKLDNISCSFSETTVDGILNECLEGTNMTYEVRDKVIIIVPTDSTKKEKEILDEPIPQKKQIRGTVTDETGEPVPGVSVVVKGTTVGIITDINGNYLLEVDNDAEILQFSFVGMKQQEIPIGDKTEINVVLEVETVGLEEVVAVGYGVQKKSVVTGSISSVKKEDLQNQSIARAEQALQGKTSGVQVIQNSGAPGAAMNIRIRGYGSNRSSEPIYIVNGTKVPDLSSIDPNDIENIEVLKDAASAAIYGAEGANGVVLVTTKSGEAGRGRIMYEFQHSIQTQARKVDVLNAADYKTYMTEAGTLPESALSDPYDTDWQDEMFEASPTEKHYLSFTGGSERGSFMLSASYLNQDGVVAGDKDNFKRYTFTFNSDYKVNDWVKVGHNVTFSKTSLKSVAENSEYTSVITSALMLDPLTPVSYKNESEIPSVVQDGINNGYNFLKDPDGNIYGVSQYVTSTANPFVTRDATSPITERNNLFGNVFVEFSPIEGLNITSRFGGNVTGIRTHNYSPVYYYDAQTNNLQSSVSEATIMTTYWQWENFAIYNKRIDKHNMTFLVGMSSDQNRLNNLSASGSPLTQDSPLYDDLEFLAADPSDDVSSSRTLTRKVSYFGRVNYEFDNKYLLQASLRRDGAGSDILPVDTRWGIFPAVSAGWVISNEEFFPEGTPITFVKVRGSWGQNGSLSNLGRYQYGAPLSTTGSYPYWVSNESSSMGTATAPANLSNLNLQWETSEQTDIGLEIRAAQDRITFSADYYIKKTKDLLTTGTPPLIAGNDATTVNAGNVENRGFEFDLSYRNSLADFNYNISANLSTLHNEVTYMNPNQPYLTGAEINLETATRFDVGNPIWYFYGYKTNGIDPETGNPLYINKDGETVKTVSSEDKTYIGSGIPTLMYGLNLDLSYKGFDFKAFLQGASGHDVMLGMVRTDRLNFNKLKVYFDDRWTPTNTNATMPGAATESNAWHSDLMVFDGKYLKIKQIQLGYTLPKSLVSKAFINSLRLYLSVENLHTFTNYPGVDPEVGASTVNSLGIDRGMYPFTRTYLFGANITF, encoded by the coding sequence ATGAAAAAAAGTAACGTAACTGAAATTTTTCGTTTCTACGAAAAATTTCGAAAATTATTGTTGATTATGAGGCTAACAGTAGTGTTAATTTGCTGTATCATTCTCCAGGCAACAGCTAGTTCGTATTCACAAACTACACGTCTTAATGTGAACATCGAAAACGGCACACTGCAAGATCTTTTCAAAAACATTAAGGAGCAAAGCGAATTCACCTTTGTTTACAATGTTAACGACATTGAAAAGCTGGACAATATAAGTTGCAGTTTTTCTGAAACTACAGTTGACGGAATTCTGAATGAGTGTCTGGAAGGGACAAATATGACCTACGAAGTTCGGGATAAGGTTATCATTATCGTTCCGACTGATTCAACAAAAAAAGAAAAGGAAATACTTGATGAACCCATACCTCAAAAAAAGCAGATTAGGGGTACGGTTACTGATGAAACCGGAGAACCGGTACCCGGTGTGTCGGTTGTGGTAAAAGGTACTACCGTTGGTATTATAACCGATATTAATGGTAATTATTTATTGGAGGTTGATAACGATGCTGAAATATTACAGTTTTCGTTTGTTGGAATGAAACAACAGGAAATTCCCATTGGCGATAAAACGGAAATAAATGTGGTGCTTGAGGTGGAAACAGTGGGGCTTGAAGAGGTTGTTGCTGTTGGATACGGTGTGCAGAAAAAGAGTGTTGTAACCGGATCAATATCGAGTGTAAAAAAGGAAGATCTGCAAAACCAATCCATTGCCAGGGCAGAGCAAGCGCTACAGGGAAAAACCTCTGGTGTTCAGGTTATTCAAAACTCGGGTGCACCGGGTGCAGCGATGAATATTCGGATTAGAGGATACGGCTCTAACCGTTCATCAGAGCCGATTTACATTGTAAATGGTACTAAAGTGCCTGATCTGAGCTCGATCGACCCAAACGATATTGAAAATATTGAAGTGTTAAAAGATGCTGCATCGGCTGCAATTTATGGTGCAGAAGGAGCCAACGGAGTGGTTCTGGTTACCACAAAATCTGGTGAAGCAGGAAGAGGTCGTATCATGTATGAATTTCAACACAGTATTCAAACACAAGCCCGCAAAGTTGATGTGTTAAATGCTGCTGATTATAAAACATATATGACTGAAGCTGGTACATTACCCGAATCGGCTTTGAGTGATCCTTATGATACCGATTGGCAGGATGAAATGTTTGAAGCATCTCCGACTGAGAAACATTATTTATCGTTTACCGGTGGCAGCGAAAGAGGTTCTTTTATGCTCTCGGCTTCCTATCTCAATCAGGATGGAGTTGTTGCCGGAGACAAGGACAATTTTAAACGCTATACTTTTACTTTTAACTCCGATTATAAAGTTAACGATTGGGTAAAAGTTGGACACAACGTAACATTCTCAAAAACCAGTTTGAAGTCGGTGGCTGAAAACAGCGAGTATACTTCGGTAATTACCAGCGCCCTGATGCTCGATCCATTAACACCGGTTTCTTACAAAAATGAAAGTGAAATACCTTCGGTTGTTCAGGATGGTATTAACAACGGATACAACTTTTTAAAAGATCCTGATGGAAATATCTATGGTGTATCTCAGTATGTTACCAGTACTGCAAACCCATTTGTTACAAGAGATGCAACATCTCCTATAACTGAACGTAACAATCTTTTCGGAAACGTTTTTGTTGAATTTTCACCCATTGAAGGTTTAAATATCACCAGTAGATTTGGGGGAAATGTAACTGGGATTCGAACTCATAACTATAGTCCTGTTTACTACTATGATGCGCAAACCAATAATTTGCAATCAAGCGTAAGCGAGGCTACAATTATGACAACTTACTGGCAATGGGAAAATTTTGCGATTTACAACAAAAGGATCGATAAGCATAACATGACTTTCCTTGTTGGTATGTCATCTGATCAAAACAGGTTGAATAATTTAAGTGCCAGCGGAAGTCCGTTAACCCAGGACAGTCCTTTATATGATGACCTTGAGTTCCTCGCAGCCGACCCGTCAGACGATGTTAGCAGCTCAAGAACACTAACGCGAAAAGTATCTTATTTTGGACGTGTTAATTACGAATTTGATAATAAATATTTGTTGCAAGCCAGTTTACGTAGAGACGGAGCCGGATCAGATATTCTTCCGGTGGACACGCGCTGGGGAATTTTTCCGGCAGTTTCAGCCGGTTGGGTAATCTCTAACGAAGAGTTCTTCCCTGAAGGAACGCCGATAACTTTTGTTAAGGTTCGTGGTAGCTGGGGCCAGAATGGTAGTTTATCAAATCTCGGTCGCTATCAATACGGTGCTCCGCTTTCAACTACAGGTTCTTATCCATATTGGGTTAGTAACGAATCTTCAAGTATGGGAACTGCAACTGCGCCGGCAAACCTGAGCAACCTGAACCTGCAATGGGAAACCAGCGAGCAAACCGATATTGGTTTGGAAATACGCGCCGCACAGGATCGGATCACTTTTTCGGCAGACTACTACATAAAAAAGACCAAAGATCTTTTAACTACCGGAACACCTCCGCTTATTGCAGGAAACGATGCAACAACGGTTAATGCCGGTAATGTTGAAAACCGTGGTTTTGAATTTGATTTAAGTTATCGTAACAGCTTAGCTGATTTTAATTACAACATTAGCGCTAACCTGTCAACGCTTCATAACGAGGTAACTTACATGAACCCTAACCAACCTTATTTAACCGGTGCCGAAATTAATCTTGAAACGGCCACTCGCTTTGATGTGGGTAACCCGATTTGGTACTTCTACGGATATAAAACAAACGGAATCGATCCTGAAACAGGAAATCCTTTGTACATCAACAAAGATGGTGAAACTGTTAAAACTGTAAGTTCAGAAGATAAAACATACATCGGTAGCGGTATTCCAACTTTAATGTATGGATTGAACCTTGATTTGTCGTACAAGGGATTTGATTTTAAAGCCTTTTTGCAGGGAGCATCAGGGCACGATGTAATGTTAGGTATGGTTAGAACCGACCGTTTGAATTTTAATAAACTAAAGGTCTATTTTGATGATCGTTGGACTCCAACCAACACTAATGCAACCATGCCGGGTGCAGCAACCGAATCGAATGCATGGCATAGTGATTTGATGGTGTTCGATGGAAAATATCTGAAAATAAAGCAGATACAGCTTGGGTATACACTTCCTAAAAGCTTGGTTAGTAAAGCATTCATTAACAGTTTAAGGCTGTATTTATCTGTTGAGAATCTTCACACGTTTACAAACTATCCGGGAGTAGATCCTGAAGTAGGTGCATCTACTGTTAATAGTCTTGGTATCGACAGGGGAATGTACCCATTCACCAGAACGTATTTATTCGGTGCAAATATTACATTTTAA
- a CDS encoding RagB/SusD family nutrient uptake outer membrane protein, translating to MKTMIYKFSKVFIVLVLLSFGCSEDFLEYEQRGVQTEESFYQTDDQVFEALMAVFDEWQGGVGFNYVFMLNGLSDESYAGGGARGDNGGILEEINEYRFSPTTAAISGFYGWMYNCVNRANLVINNTETDTEKKAMFVAMAKALRGYAYFYLSNLWGEVPLVLTQLNPDEYNQPRTPMAEINAQIEADFTEAIAALPVRSAMPATYQQLLSKGSVQAMLGKHYLFIDDFDKAASTFEQVINSGEYDLYPDYAKVLRKDSEHGVESVFELNYTSTLSYASIFGAESGIGGWVVMNGPRPEYLPAATFFMLDLFPFSWGFINPHKEMYDAYVEAGDNVRLTASILGPDELSALGAAYQTPAGFVPYGSDGYLDMKYLGYLSEGGGADGWTQFSNVGTNVRMIRYADVLLMAAEANNRKSSADDEKAKTYVNMVRSRVSLDPVTSAGTALFEDIKTERKLELSFEMVRYMDLQRWGDAYDALKDQGKKVPNGSGGYYEPQGAGYEQGKNELLPFPEYEMTVNTALEGAQNPGY from the coding sequence ATGAAAACTATGATATATAAATTTTCGAAGGTTTTTATTGTACTTGTTCTGTTATCTTTTGGATGTTCAGAAGACTTCCTGGAATACGAACAACGAGGAGTTCAAACAGAGGAATCATTTTACCAGACCGACGACCAGGTTTTTGAAGCACTGATGGCTGTATTCGACGAATGGCAGGGAGGAGTGGGATTTAACTATGTTTTCATGCTAAACGGATTATCCGATGAATCATACGCCGGTGGTGGTGCCCGGGGCGATAACGGTGGAATACTTGAAGAAATAAATGAATATCGATTTTCACCAACAACAGCTGCTATAAGTGGCTTTTACGGCTGGATGTATAATTGCGTAAACAGGGCAAATCTGGTAATAAACAATACGGAGACTGATACTGAAAAAAAGGCGATGTTTGTTGCTATGGCAAAGGCTTTACGCGGATACGCTTATTTCTATTTATCGAATTTGTGGGGCGAAGTTCCGCTGGTATTAACACAGTTAAATCCCGATGAATATAATCAGCCACGCACCCCAATGGCAGAAATTAATGCACAAATTGAAGCCGATTTTACTGAAGCAATTGCCGCATTGCCGGTACGAAGTGCAATGCCGGCAACCTATCAGCAATTGTTAAGCAAGGGATCTGTTCAGGCAATGTTGGGTAAACATTACCTGTTTATTGATGATTTTGACAAAGCAGCATCAACATTTGAGCAAGTTATCAATTCGGGAGAATATGATCTTTATCCCGACTATGCAAAAGTTTTAAGAAAAGACTCAGAGCATGGTGTTGAATCTGTTTTTGAATTAAACTATACGTCGACATTAAGTTATGCCAGTATTTTTGGAGCAGAAAGTGGTATTGGCGGTTGGGTAGTAATGAATGGCCCACGTCCGGAATATTTACCGGCAGCAACTTTCTTTATGCTCGATCTTTTTCCTTTCTCGTGGGGATTTATCAATCCTCATAAAGAAATGTACGATGCTTATGTAGAAGCAGGAGACAATGTTCGATTGACAGCTTCCATACTTGGCCCGGATGAATTATCTGCCTTAGGGGCAGCATATCAAACACCTGCCGGTTTCGTACCTTATGGTTCTGATGGATACCTTGATATGAAATACCTTGGTTACCTGTCGGAAGGTGGAGGTGCTGATGGATGGACACAATTTTCAAACGTTGGAACCAATGTAAGAATGATTCGTTATGCAGACGTACTGTTAATGGCGGCAGAAGCCAACAACCGCAAAAGTAGTGCTGACGATGAAAAGGCCAAAACTTATGTGAATATGGTTAGAAGCAGGGTGAGTCTTGATCCGGTTACTTCAGCAGGTACTGCTTTGTTTGAGGACATTAAAACCGAGAGAAAGCTTGAACTGTCTTTTGAAATGGTAAGATACATGGATCTTCAGCGTTGGGGCGATGCCTATGATGCACTAAAAGATCAAGGGAAAAAAGTTCCAAATGGTTCAGGTGGATATTACGAACCACAAGGAGCCGGCTACGAACAAGGTAAAAATGAACTGTTACCTTTCCCTGAATACGAAATGACGGTTAATACGGCTTTGGAAGGAGCACAAAATCCAGGATATTAG
- a CDS encoding alpha/beta hydrolase-fold protein, which produces MKKYTILIIALFICVGSFAQEIGNFMGREPIVSPEIGDNGITFRFSAPYADDVKLTGGFAPTQKVETSFGTMDMPGNIDMVKGDKGLWTVTIPLPEPELYTYSFIVDGMSVNDPNNIFMQRDGTRYLSVLLVPGERTENYFEANERGNLNQVWYNSSTLGMTRRLFVYTPYGYADSKDKYPVLYLLHGAGGDEDAWSTMGRACQILDNLIEKGLAKPMICVMPNGNPTQYAARTLMIDEKPIDPNAQGMGMMGNMYPKSIVEDIVPFIEKTYRVDARPKSRAIAGLSMGGGHTISTSLMYPGFFDYICPLSMGIGGMRFGNSEVDEEEIMKNYETQFKALKKEGYKLYFLACGDTDFLFESAKTLDKMLTDTGCKHEFFVTPGGHTWANWRIYLNTFAPKLFK; this is translated from the coding sequence ATGAAAAAATATACAATTTTAATCATAGCCCTGTTTATTTGCGTGGGCTCTTTTGCTCAGGAAATAGGCAACTTTATGGGACGCGAGCCTATTGTTTCGCCTGAAATTGGAGACAATGGAATTACTTTCCGCTTTTCGGCTCCTTATGCCGATGATGTTAAACTTACGGGTGGTTTTGCGCCAACTCAAAAAGTAGAAACTTCGTTCGGAACAATGGATATGCCGGGAAATATTGACATGGTAAAAGGTGATAAAGGTTTGTGGACGGTAACAATTCCTCTGCCCGAACCGGAACTTTATACCTATAGTTTTATTGTTGACGGAATGAGTGTAAACGATCCCAACAATATTTTTATGCAACGCGATGGTACACGCTACCTCAGTGTGTTGTTGGTTCCGGGAGAACGAACTGAAAATTACTTTGAAGCCAATGAACGCGGTAATCTTAACCAGGTTTGGTACAATTCTTCAACTTTGGGAATGACCCGCCGTTTGTTTGTTTATACTCCGTACGGATATGCTGACAGCAAAGACAAATATCCGGTGCTTTACCTGTTGCATGGTGCCGGTGGCGACGAAGATGCATGGAGTACAATGGGACGTGCCTGCCAGATTTTAGACAACCTGATTGAAAAAGGCCTGGCAAAACCGATGATCTGTGTAATGCCAAATGGAAATCCAACGCAGTATGCTGCACGTACTTTAATGATTGATGAAAAACCAATAGATCCTAATGCCCAGGGAATGGGAATGATGGGAAATATGTATCCTAAAAGCATAGTCGAAGACATTGTCCCGTTTATTGAAAAAACATATCGAGTGGATGCACGTCCAAAATCACGCGCCATTGCAGGTCTTTCAATGGGTGGCGGACACACTATTTCCACTTCTTTGATGTATCCGGGATTTTTCGATTACATCTGCCCGTTAAGTATGGGAATTGGTGGAATGCGGTTTGGAAACAGCGAGGTTGATGAAGAAGAGATAATGAAGAACTATGAAACTCAGTTTAAAGCGCTGAAAAAAGAAGGTTACAAATTGTACTTTCTGGCTTGCGGAGATACTGATTTCCTTTTTGAGTCAGCAAAAACACTCGATAAAATGCTTACCGATACCGGTTGTAAACATGAATTTTTTGTTACGCCCGGCGGACATACCTGGGCCAACTGGCGGATTTATCTAAATACTTTTGCCCCTAAATTATTTAAATAA